AATCTTACGATATTCTGAAGGTGGCTTTCCGATATGTTTTAAAAACAAAGCGTTGATATGTTTTCTGGAAATGCTATGTTTTTTAGCAATCGCATCAATTGTTAATTCAGTTTCTATATCAGCTAAAATTTGTTCCATTAAGGTTAAATCTTTCGTTACAAATTTTGATAACCAATAATTTTCAAGAAGTTCAATTTGCTTGTTACGGTCTCTTTCATTAAAAATCATTTTCATTGTTTCAGTGTAGTCAGAAAAAGGAACAAAGTTATCCATTTTCGATTGCTTGAAAATTTCAGGATTTTCAATGAAATGATTTATTCCAAGCGGATTGAATTTTATAGTGATTTCATCTACTGCGTTTTCATAAACAACTTCTATTGGTTCGGAATATCTTACAACAATATCAGCCAAAATATCATCTGTTTTAGCACTCGAAATGAAGTATGAATTTTCTTTGAGTTCTACTTTAGCATTTTGGTTTACCGAAAGAATACAGAAATTATTTGGAAATGTATAGTATTTAATCTGCTTAGATTTTTTGTTTTCCGAAATGAAATAATAACTGTCAATGTATTTTTTCAACACATCATTTTTCGGTTTATAATTGTCTAACTTCATTTCATCGACGTCGTTCAAATTGGGTTGCAGATAACGGGAAACGCATTGGCGAAGTGGCGGATAAATTGAACCGAAAGTTCAATTTAGCAGTAACGTAGCCGATGTGTTTCCACAGAAGCTAAATTATTAAAAAAAGCTGAATGTGGAACACATTCGGCGGGAAAAATGCACAAAAGTTGAAGTTTGCACTTAACCCGCCATTTCGCAAAACCGATGTTGGCGGTAATTTTACCAAACAGAATGTTGAAAATAAAAAAGTATAATCCGATG
This portion of the Empedobacter stercoris genome encodes:
- a CDS encoding helix-turn-helix domain-containing protein, encoding MKLDNYKPKNDVLKKYIDSYYFISENKKSKQIKYYTFPNNFCILSVNQNAKVELKENSYFISSAKTDDILADIVVRYSEPIEVVYENAVDEITIKFNPLGINHFIENPEIFKQSKMDNFVPFSDYTETMKMIFNERDRNKQIELLENYWLSKFVTKDLTLMEQILADIETELTIDAIAKKHSISRKHINALFLKHIGKPPSEYRKIYRFRNTLIENKKSKNLTTLSHGSLFYDQSHFIKDFKALTKIKPSWFFKNIDTEQDNIWLFM